The window tagaattgttgggtcatGGAATATGAATATGCTCAACTCTATTCAGAAAAGTCCAAAGAGTTTCCCAAGGTAGTAGTATCAATTTACCATTACAGTGTATGAGAATTCCAAGGATCCCCAACCTTATCTATATTTGACATTGACAGctggttttttccccccttattttAGCTATTCTGGAAGTAATGTAGTAGCTCATTGtggtattaatttgcatttctctgaagaCGAATGAAGTTGAGCACCTTTCAATGTATTTATTAACTATTTGGGGTTTCTGTTTTGTGAAGtgcctgttcaaatcttttgtccAGTTTTTCTACTGGATTGTCTGCCCTTTTCTCATTACTTTGTTAGGAATATGTTGCAAATGCCTGTGAAAGAATGAAATACCTTTCACTCACTCAATGCTGTCTTGACAGTGTTTCACTGTCAACCTATTTGACAGTTAGTACATACatctattttaaacaataaataccAAGTGTAATTTTACTTgaatttaacagaaaaaaatctaaagtatAATTGAAGGAATTGCTCAATTTCAGATAAATGTTTCCTCACCTTAAAAAAATTCtagtttctaaaatgtttatgaaaatcaTTAATAGGTAGCAGTTAATTCTCAATATGTTCTAACTTTAGGTAATATCTACAAAATCCTTGTTATGAATAAGGAAATTAATATGCTTAcatttcctcttcccttctctcccaacCTCCTGTCAAGATTCACATTTTGTCCTGAAACCACACCTACAATCTTCACTCTGTTTTTGCAGAGTCAACCCTCTCTACCATTCTTTTTGCTAtagcttctccctccctccactttaAATTTTGACCCATCTCTTGGCTGGCTAGACTTCATTTTCAAGTACAATTTCAAGGGTCCTTAGGTGCAGATTTCATCAGATACTAAAGAATGTCTGTTACCTTCAAACACAAAGCACAAATTGGCAAAATGTAAAGTGGCTGGGCAGGATCCATAGACAGGATCATGCATGTACCTCCTACAGCATTCTGCTGTGCAAGTCCAGGGAGTGTCAGCTCATTTCCAATGGCCACCCCCTCCTTGGTGCACTGATATCACTGAGTTCCCAAGTTCCTGGAATCAATAAGCAAAAGTCACACCCTGAATCGGGAAAGGAGCCATGGCAGCCTAGTGACTCAGTGTTAACTCAGGGCCTCCCTGCTTGCTCTCCTTGCCACTCTTCTAGGGTATGATCTGTTTGAAAGCTGTATAGTAAAGTGACACGAGGTGAATTGATGGGCCTAGATCAGACTTGCTTTCAAGCCCTGGGATTTGTGAGGACTCAAGAGAGCCATTAATGTTTCACTGTAGCATGAACTGTTTGGTATATGTGTGAAACAGTGAGATCACAATGGCCAATGAGGAACATGGAATTTATTTATCCAAGCCATCCATGCAAATATTCCTTCAACAAATGCATACATGCAAGAAAGTTCCTTCAGTGTAATACCTACCACAGCCTTGCTTTGTGTGTGAGTGCTCAAGAGAAGTCTTTTCCAACAAGTGGGAAGGACCAGAGCCTGATAGCACTGTCACTCTTCCTGACTCTTGTCCCCACTGCGAggcactctcttgcaatctgcTTTCTTATTTCCACCCATACAGCTCTGGAAGGCATGGATGAAAACAGGAGTCAGGATTTCCCTTAGCATCACCATCAACTGCTAAAGGGCATCCTTTCTCAGTATTGTTCTTCACCACCACACTGGGCATGCTCTCTCCCAACCTTCCTCacaactaactaactaactaactaactaactaactaactaaatttGCTGAGTTCAATTTAATTGTCCTTCTTAAAGAAAACCAGCAGTCCCACAGACAGGCATGTGCAGACACATTGAAACCACCCATTGCCCAAAGTGCAGGCTGTGCAATATTGCCAAGCCGAATATTCAGCACTGCCAGGTAGGAAGTGCCAATTTTCTCTAAGCACTGAGATTACCTTCATCAGAGCAGAAGCCACAGAGCTGACATGACATGACAGGCTCAGGAAATTCCAGCTAAGGGAGGGCCCTGAGCTTTTCcatggaaagaaaaggaaacatttttttttcccttcaaaataaGGAGGCAAGGAAGATGTTAACAACTCAAGACTTTGCAAACTCCGATTTAGGAAGACCAGATAGCATCGTGGGTTCATTTTGCATAGTGGTTGGATTCTGTGAGCACTGGGCATGCCCACAATCAGAGGCTGATCTCAGGGGGGATCTGTGATACACACTTAGAGAGACAATAGTGGGTTTTCTTTAGTGTCTGTTTCTctatcatctttcttttttcctttttaaaaagtctttattgttgaaagtatgacatatgtccccctttatgccctattgacctcttctagcccattcccaccccacaccccaggccttcaccaccctattgtcagtgactatgggttatgcatatatgtattcaagttctttggtttatctcttcccacccacccatcctcccctgcaTTCCTTCTGAGGTTCAATagtctcttccatgcttctatgcctctggatctattttgttcatccatttattttattcattagattcaacatatgagtgagatcataggATACTTATCTTTTTCTCACTGgctatttcccttagcataatactgtccAAGTagattcatgctgttgcaaatggtaagaattctttctcttttacagctgtgtagtattccactgtgtaaatgtaccacagcttttttagctACTAATCTattaatggacacttgggctatttccaaatcttagctattgtaaattgtgctgctatgaacaaaggtgtgcatatattctttctgattgatgttgcaagtttcttaggatatattcctagaagtggaaccacggggtcaaatggcagttccattgttaattttttgaggaaataccatactgttttccacagtggctacaccagtctgcattccaccagTAATGTACTAgagttcccctttctccacatctttgctaacacttgtcatttattgatttgttgatttgttgatggtagccattctggtaggtgtgaggaaatacctcattgtcgttttgatttccATCACTCAGATGGATAGTGACTTTGAGCTTTTTTTCTTATCTCTTGGCATTCTATATGTCCACCttagagaagtatctatttaggtcccttgcccatttttaaaattgattatttgtctttcttttgttaagttgtatgaagtccttgtatattttggaaattaactccttatcagatgtaccattggcgaatatgttctcctttgtagtgggctctcttgtcatttttttaaatagtttcttttgttgtgcagaagtttttattttgatgtagtaccttttgtttattttctccttagtttcctttgccctcagagatgtatcggtaaacatattACTATAAGAGATGTCGGTGGCGCGGCCGGCGGTTCCCACGTGGTGCCGTGACTGGGGTAGCGGGCTCTGGTCCTCGCCGACTTCCTGGGCCTGTGCGCTGCAGAAATGCCCAAGATCAAGTCTGGGGCGAGCGGCCGGTGCCGCGAGCGGCAGCAGGGCCGGGAGCTGAAGAGCGCGGGAGGACTCATGTTCAACACGGGGATTGGGCagcacattttgaaaaatcctctTATTGTTAACAGCATTATCGATAAGGCTGCCTTAAGACCAACTGATGTGGTGCTGGAAGTTGGACCTGGAACTGGCAATATGACTGTTAAGTTgctagaaaaggcaaaaaaggTAATTGCCTGTGAACTTGACCCAAGGCTAGTAGCTGAACTGCACAAAAGAGTTCAGGGCACACCTCTGGCCAGCAAACTTCAAGTATTGGTGGGTGATGTGTTGAAAACAGATTTGCCATTCTTTGATGCTTGTGTAGCAAATTTGCCTTATCAGATCTCTTCTCCTTTTGTCTTCAAGTTGTTGCTGCATCGACCTTTTTTCAGATGTGCTATACTTATGTTTCAAAGAGAATTTGCTCTCAGACTGGTTGCAAAACCTGGAGATAAGTTATACTGCAGACTCTCAATTAATACACAGCTGTTAGCCGGTGTGGACCATTTAATGAAAGTTGGAAAGAATAACTTCAGACCACCACCCAAGGTGGAATCCAGTGTTGTAAGAATAGAACCTAAGAATCCGCCACCACCTATCAATTTTCAGGAATGGGATGGCCTAGTAAGGATCACCTTTGTTAGGAAAAACAAGACACTGTCTGCTGCATTTAAGTCAAGTGCAGTACAGCAGTTATTGGAAAAAAACTACAGAATTCACTGTTCGGTCCATAATACTATAATACCAGAAGATCTCAGCATAGCAGATAAAATACAGCAAATCCTAACCAGCACAGGTTTTAGTGACAAGCGGGCCCGTTCCATGGACATAGATGACTTCATCAGATTGTTACATGGATTCAATGTAGAAGGTATCCATTTTTCTTAGGTATCTGGAAAACAGAATTTTCAAACTCAAGAAAAGAAacttgaattatatatttttaataatttgagaAGATATGTATGCTTTTCCTCCACTGGAACACTGTGCTTGACTATTTTtgatttaatgttattattactAGTAATTAGTCCAAATTTCTAAGGTACTTAAGTCAATTTTAAGttcccaagtttttttttttcttttcggtttgtttttaatatttaacacaGGGCAGGGTCCAGTCTATACATGATAATTTTCAAGAGCCATAGACACAACTTGACACTTAAACTTCATTTCTAACAGGTTGTTGTATAAAGATGTTACTCTATTGTCTATGTTATATATTACTGTGAAGACCAATTTAGGCCTTCAACTCTTTAGTCCTTTATTCTTCAGGTATAAAGTTAAATATGCTTAACTGAGTCACATATTCCccatatcatttattattattcatatgtacagtaaaacaattttcttatatttaaaaaaaaaaagagatgtctgagattttgctgcctatggtttcttctaaaatttttatggtttcacatcttatatgtaagtcttttatccattttgagtttattcttgtgtatggtgtaagttggtggtctggtttcatttttttgcacgtaccaatccaattttcccaacatcatttgttgaaaagactatcgtTACTCCATTGTTTGCTCATGCCTTCTTTTTCAAATATGACTTGAGCATAATGgcctgggttgatttctggattttctgttctgttccattcatctaCATGCCTGTTCTCGTGCCAGtgccagacttttttttttttattacagtggctttgtagtataacttgatatcttgTATTGTAATTTCtccaacttcgttcttctttctcaagattgctacagctattcggg is drawn from Myotis daubentonii chromosome 3, mMyoDau2.1, whole genome shotgun sequence and contains these coding sequences:
- the LOC132230623 gene encoding probable dimethyladenosine transferase — translated: MPKIKSGASGRCRERQQGRELKSAGGLMFNTGIGQHILKNPLIVNSIIDKAALRPTDVVLEVGPGTGNMTVKLLEKAKKVIACELDPRLVAELHKRVQGTPLASKLQVLVGDVLKTDLPFFDACVANLPYQISSPFVFKLLLHRPFFRCAILMFQREFALRLVAKPGDKLYCRLSINTQLLAGVDHLMKVGKNNFRPPPKVESSVVRIEPKNPPPPINFQEWDGLVRITFVRKNKTLSAAFKSSAVQQLLEKNYRIHCSVHNTIIPEDLSIADKIQQILTSTGFSDKRARSMDIDDFIRLLHGFNVEGIHFS